The Deinococcus humi genome has a segment encoding these proteins:
- a CDS encoding DUF4393 domain-containing protein, with the protein MSDSGSDASKTAMQIAASLAGEVYKDGVQPSIQTIGETLNGIFKAVGHYPRYWGMMSDISLEAKEEQFREKLQSKVDAIPQERRILPRPNILGPSIQALEYGIFEDHLSEMFTSLIAGSMDFEIANDVHPSFVEIIKQINSDEAKMLHGLHTFTSMFPICNVRKGTIRDGSFIHILEKFTLLSWKVGCSAPEKYREMIENLERLKLIEVSLGGFGSRSMADENAYDETIKELESRLGLKIDFDTSSFSIKVDQVLMDKGYIEMTAYGSQFARICVR; encoded by the coding sequence ATGAGTGACAGTGGCTCGGATGCTTCTAAAACGGCAATGCAGATTGCCGCATCCCTTGCTGGTGAAGTTTACAAGGATGGTGTGCAGCCATCAATACAAACGATTGGTGAAACTTTAAACGGCATCTTCAAGGCCGTAGGACATTACCCACGCTACTGGGGGATGATGTCTGATATTTCCCTGGAGGCTAAGGAAGAGCAATTCCGCGAAAAATTGCAGTCCAAAGTTGATGCAATACCCCAAGAGAGAAGGATTCTTCCCAGGCCCAATATATTAGGCCCTAGCATTCAAGCGCTTGAGTACGGGATATTTGAGGACCACCTAAGTGAGATGTTCACCTCGCTTATCGCAGGTTCTATGGATTTTGAAATTGCAAATGATGTTCATCCTTCGTTTGTGGAGATTATAAAACAGATTAACTCTGATGAAGCAAAGATGCTGCATGGATTACACACTTTTACTAGCATGTTCCCAATATGTAATGTTAGAAAAGGTACAATTAGAGATGGTAGTTTTATACATATCCTAGAAAAATTTACTCTGCTGTCTTGGAAAGTTGGCTGCTCTGCGCCGGAAAAGTATAGAGAGATGATAGAGAATTTGGAGAGGCTGAAGCTTATAGAGGTCTCGCTGGGAGGATTTGGTAGCAGGAGTATGGCAGATGAAAATGCCTACGATGAGACGATCAAAGAGCTAGAATCTCGTCTAGGTCTAAAGATAGACTTTGACACTAGCTCCTTCTCCATAAAGGTGGACCAAGTTCTTATGGATAAAGGATATATAGAGATGACCGCCTACGGAAGCCAGTTCGCACGGATTTGTGTCCGTTAA
- a CDS encoding thiolase family protein, producing the protein MKDAVIVSAVRTPVGRGIKGTLANTRPDDLAALVMNEAVKRAGIDPALVEDVYLGCAIPEAEQGLNLARLAALRAGMPDSVGGVTVNRFCSSGLQTIAMAAAAIQTGQAEIMLAGGVESMSMLPMSGHNPSPNPDLVDDRPGAYIGMGMTAENVADKYSVSRADQDAFALRSHQRAAAAQDAGRFDAETVAVPVEKDTVKGTKLKTETVPFEKDELIRRDANLEDMAKVRPAFKTTGSVTAANSSPFSDGAAAVVIMSGDKAQELGLKPLAKFLGFAVAGVDPELMGIGPVKAIPKVLAQVGLTLDDIDLIELNEAFAAQSLAVIRTLGLNEEITNVNGGAIALGHPLGCSGAKLTTSAIYELGRRGGGKALVTMCIGGGMGAAGVLEVYPAEETAQAAD; encoded by the coding sequence ATGAAAGACGCCGTTATCGTATCCGCCGTTCGGACCCCTGTGGGACGCGGCATCAAAGGCACACTCGCAAACACCCGCCCCGACGATCTGGCCGCACTGGTCATGAACGAAGCCGTCAAACGCGCCGGCATTGACCCCGCCCTGGTGGAAGACGTCTACCTGGGCTGTGCCATCCCCGAAGCCGAGCAGGGGCTGAACCTAGCGCGCCTCGCCGCGCTGCGCGCCGGAATGCCGGACAGCGTGGGCGGCGTGACCGTCAACCGCTTCTGCTCCAGCGGGTTGCAGACCATCGCGATGGCGGCTGCGGCCATTCAGACCGGGCAGGCCGAAATCATGCTGGCCGGGGGCGTAGAGAGCATGAGCATGCTGCCCATGAGCGGCCACAACCCCAGCCCCAACCCCGATCTGGTCGATGACCGCCCCGGCGCGTACATCGGCATGGGCATGACCGCCGAGAACGTGGCCGATAAGTACAGCGTGAGCCGCGCCGATCAGGACGCCTTCGCTCTTCGCAGCCACCAGCGCGCCGCCGCCGCGCAGGATGCCGGACGTTTCGATGCCGAGACCGTCGCGGTGCCGGTGGAGAAGGATACCGTCAAGGGCACCAAGCTCAAGACCGAGACCGTCCCGTTTGAAAAGGACGAGCTGATTCGCCGCGACGCCAACCTGGAAGACATGGCGAAGGTGCGCCCCGCCTTCAAGACCACTGGCAGCGTGACGGCGGCCAACAGCAGCCCCTTCAGCGACGGCGCCGCCGCCGTGGTGATCATGAGCGGTGATAAGGCGCAGGAACTGGGCCTGAAGCCCCTCGCCAAGTTCCTGGGCTTCGCGGTGGCGGGCGTCGATCCCGAGCTGATGGGCATCGGCCCGGTCAAGGCCATTCCCAAGGTGCTCGCGCAGGTGGGCCTGACCCTGGACGACATCGACCTGATCGAGCTGAACGAGGCCTTTGCTGCCCAGAGCCTCGCGGTGATCCGCACGCTGGGTCTGAACGAGGAGATCACCAACGTCAACGGCGGCGCCATTGCGCTGGGCCACCCGCTGGGCTGCAGCGGCGCGAAGCTGACCACCTCCGCCATTTATGAACTTGGACGGCGCGGCGGCGGCAAGGCGCTGGTGACCATGTGCATCGGCGGCGGCATGGGCGCAGCAGGTGTGCTGGAAGTGTATCCGGCAGAAGAGACGGCCCAGGCCGCCGACTGA
- a CDS encoding nitroreductase family protein, producing the protein MSAPLPTRTQSAEEVMAFYDAHRTTRKYVTGHDGSPLHLPADHLEAILHAAQRAPTDATAQLYSLVRLVSPKVRAEVAALTTNAHVTTASEAFVVCADVRRVERVLEVSGHTPGHWPAIAVHFGIGDAVMAGTNLLTAAEMLGYQGCWIGGVMNGLEGIIDLLRLPPGVLPFAALTIGTSAEDTPYRPRVPRPLVIHTDTYHSGTDDEIRDAVEVMNPIAARKDQPGDWARLLRSYFAVDGSMESREPRLVAALKRQGMWAGEQRLDGPLQSMT; encoded by the coding sequence ATGTCTGCCCCGCTGCCCACCCGTACCCAGAGTGCCGAAGAGGTTATGGCCTTTTACGATGCCCACCGCACCACCCGCAAGTACGTTACGGGTCACGACGGCTCCCCACTGCACCTGCCTGCCGATCATCTGGAGGCCATTCTGCACGCCGCCCAGCGTGCGCCCACCGACGCCACCGCGCAGCTGTACTCGCTGGTGCGGCTGGTGAGCCCGAAGGTGCGCGCCGAGGTGGCTGCACTGACGACGAACGCGCACGTGACCACTGCCTCTGAGGCCTTCGTGGTGTGCGCGGACGTGCGGCGGGTGGAACGGGTGCTGGAGGTGAGCGGGCACACGCCGGGGCACTGGCCCGCCATCGCCGTGCATTTTGGGATCGGGGACGCCGTGATGGCCGGCACTAATCTGCTGACCGCCGCCGAGATGCTGGGCTATCAGGGCTGCTGGATCGGCGGCGTGATGAACGGGCTGGAAGGCATCATTGATCTGCTGCGGTTGCCGCCCGGCGTGCTGCCCTTCGCTGCCCTGACCATCGGGACATCCGCCGAGGACACGCCGTATCGCCCGCGCGTTCCCCGCCCGCTGGTCATCCACACCGATACCTACCACAGCGGCACAGACGATGAAATCCGCGACGCAGTGGAGGTCATGAATCCCATCGCGGCCCGCAAGGACCAGCCCGGCGACTGGGCCAGACTGCTACGGTCCTACTTCGCTGTGGATGGCAGCATGGAAAGTCGCGAACCCCGGTTGGTGGCGGCCCTCAAGCGGCAAGGCATGTGGGCGGGTGAGCAGCGGCTGGACGGCCCACTTCAGTCCATGACGTGA
- a CDS encoding MraY family glycosyltransferase, whose translation MDSLSAFAQHLGIADLFGRGFLSVVVTFLTAGVFTWLFIPRLRDFAVQVGWADQPNARRLNTEPLPNAGGLAIFSGFIVSVIVAWALRPIVVEIVNIQVLAILLGASLLVLVGFIDDQYGLSPLSRLLVQVLAAALLIVNGLRIDFNAIPFLPIIPDAINAPLSIFLTVLWIVGLTNAVNLMDGVDGVVGGVGFVVSTVLLATAAQFPDRAAAVVLLAGLSGAALGYLRHNFNPSRIIMGDAGAYLFGYTLAAVSLLGTLKFSAGASLIVPLIVLALPVLDTTQVVIGRLARGIRNPLGHPDKTHIHHRVLARTASARRTAVILWTVALVCGMVGMAFQGVDWPVIVATGVLIAACLWFVAHRRVRAQKIESGRQASATKDA comes from the coding sequence ATGGATTCACTTTCTGCCTTCGCCCAGCATCTGGGTATTGCCGACCTTTTTGGCCGGGGCTTTCTCAGCGTCGTCGTCACCTTCCTGACCGCCGGGGTCTTTACCTGGCTGTTCATCCCGCGCCTGCGCGACTTCGCCGTGCAGGTGGGCTGGGCCGATCAGCCCAACGCGCGGCGACTGAACACCGAGCCGCTGCCGAATGCCGGGGGGCTGGCGATTTTTTCGGGCTTTATCGTCAGCGTGATCGTGGCGTGGGCGCTGCGGCCCATCGTCGTGGAAATCGTCAACATTCAGGTGCTGGCCATCCTGCTGGGCGCGTCGCTGCTGGTGCTGGTGGGCTTTATTGATGACCAGTACGGTCTGTCGCCGCTGTCGCGCCTGCTGGTGCAGGTGCTCGCCGCCGCACTCCTGATCGTCAACGGCCTGCGAATCGACTTCAACGCCATTCCTTTCCTGCCAATCATCCCGGACGCCATCAACGCGCCGCTAAGCATCTTCCTGACCGTCTTATGGATCGTGGGCCTTACCAACGCGGTCAACCTGATGGACGGCGTGGATGGTGTGGTGGGGGGCGTGGGCTTCGTGGTCAGCACCGTCCTGCTGGCGACGGCGGCGCAGTTTCCGGACCGGGCCGCTGCCGTGGTGCTGCTGGCGGGTCTGTCCGGTGCGGCGCTGGGTTATCTGCGGCACAACTTCAATCCCAGCCGGATCATCATGGGCGACGCTGGAGCGTACCTGTTTGGCTACACCCTGGCCGCCGTGAGCCTGCTGGGCACACTGAAGTTCAGTGCCGGGGCCAGCCTGATCGTGCCGCTGATCGTCCTGGCGCTGCCAGTGCTGGACACCACCCAGGTGGTGATCGGGCGGCTGGCGCGCGGCATTCGCAACCCGCTGGGCCACCCGGACAAGACCCACATCCATCACCGCGTGCTGGCCCGCACCGCCAGCGCCCGGCGCACCGCCGTGATCCTGTGGACGGTGGCGCTGGTCTGCGGCATGGTGGGCATGGCGTTTCAGGGCGTGGATTGGCCGGTCATCGTGGCGACCGGAGTGTTGATCGCCGCCTGCCTGTGGTTTGTCGCCCACCGCCGCGTGCGCGCCCAGAAAATCGAGTCTGGACGGCAAGCGTCGGCCACGAAAGATGCCTGA
- the upp gene encoding uracil phosphoribosyltransferase has protein sequence MVTVVSHPLIQHKLSLMRDTQTGVKEFRELAAEISMLLAYEAMRDLELAPHTVTTPLESGEFPMLSGKKLALVAILRAGLIMTDSIVGLVPAAKVGHLGMYRDPQTLKPVAYYNKLPADIAERRVFLTDPMLATGGSASAAIDSLKEAGAQSIKLMCILSAPEGIAVIERDHPDVEIVTAAIDSHLNDHGYIVPGLGDAGDRIYGTK, from the coding sequence ATGGTCACCGTCGTCTCCCATCCGCTGATTCAACACAAGCTCTCGCTGATGCGCGACACCCAGACCGGGGTCAAGGAGTTCCGCGAGCTGGCCGCCGAGATCAGCATGCTGCTGGCCTACGAGGCCATGCGTGATCTGGAACTCGCCCCGCACACCGTCACCACGCCGCTGGAAAGTGGCGAATTCCCGATGTTGAGCGGCAAGAAATTGGCCCTGGTGGCGATCCTGCGGGCCGGGCTGATCATGACCGATTCCATCGTGGGCCTCGTTCCAGCGGCCAAGGTGGGTCATCTGGGGATGTACCGCGATCCGCAGACCCTGAAGCCCGTGGCGTACTACAACAAACTGCCCGCCGACATTGCCGAGCGCCGCGTCTTTTTGACCGATCCCATGCTGGCGACGGGGGGCAGTGCCAGCGCGGCTATCGACAGCCTGAAGGAGGCTGGGGCGCAATCAATCAAGCTGATGTGCATTCTCTCGGCCCCCGAGGGCATCGCCGTGATCGAGCGCGATCACCCGGATGTGGAGATCGTGACTGCCGCCATCGACTCGCACCTGAATGACCATGGCTACATCGTGCCGGGGCTGGGCGACGCGGGAGACCGGATTTACGGCACCAAATGA
- the leuB gene encoding 3-isopropylmalate dehydrogenase — MPKIVTLPGDGIGPEVTAAAVQVLREVAPDLQFEEHAIGGGAYEAHGDPFPQRTRDALADADAVLLGTVGGAQNSPWNSLPRPLRPESGLLALRKALGCYANLRPVRVQPGLEHLSPLKPELARGVDILIVRELLGGVYFDGDRKLDGDTAYNTMRYTTPEVERVAKMAFWAAEQRKGRVTSVDKANVLEVSELWRRDVQALRDREYRSIHLNHEYVDSVAMLIVSDPSRYDVIVTENLFGDILSDLAAVIPGSLGLMPSASLGDGAGLFEPIHGSAPDIAGKGVANPAAAIMSAAMLLRHGLKRSDAANSIERAVALALREEPTRDLGGKADTKTFTNAVLEAMGTPVG, encoded by the coding sequence ATGCCTAAGATCGTCACGTTGCCCGGCGACGGCATTGGCCCCGAGGTGACCGCCGCCGCTGTCCAGGTGCTGCGCGAGGTGGCCCCCGACCTGCAGTTCGAGGAACACGCCATCGGAGGGGGCGCCTACGAGGCCCACGGTGATCCTTTCCCGCAGCGCACCCGCGACGCGCTGGCCGACGCCGACGCCGTTTTGCTGGGCACCGTGGGTGGCGCGCAGAACAGTCCATGGAACAGTCTGCCGCGTCCCTTGAGACCCGAGAGTGGTCTGCTGGCCCTGCGCAAGGCGCTGGGCTGCTACGCCAACCTGCGTCCGGTGCGCGTGCAGCCCGGTCTGGAACACCTGTCGCCCCTCAAGCCCGAACTGGCCCGTGGCGTGGATATTCTGATCGTGCGCGAGCTACTGGGCGGCGTGTATTTCGATGGAGACCGCAAGCTCGACGGCGACACCGCCTACAACACCATGCGTTACACCACCCCCGAAGTGGAGCGCGTGGCGAAGATGGCCTTCTGGGCCGCCGAGCAGCGCAAGGGCCGCGTGACCAGCGTGGACAAGGCCAACGTACTGGAGGTCAGCGAGTTGTGGCGGCGCGACGTGCAGGCCCTGCGTGACCGCGAGTACCGCAGCATTCACCTGAACCACGAGTACGTGGACAGCGTGGCCATGCTGATCGTCTCCGATCCCAGCCGCTACGACGTGATCGTCACGGAAAATCTGTTCGGCGACATCCTGAGCGATCTGGCCGCCGTGATCCCCGGCAGCCTGGGTCTGATGCCCAGTGCCAGTCTGGGCGACGGCGCGGGTCTGTTCGAGCCGATCCACGGCAGCGCCCCCGACATTGCCGGCAAGGGCGTCGCCAACCCCGCCGCCGCGATCATGAGCGCTGCCATGCTGCTCAGGCACGGTCTGAAACGCAGCGACGCGGCCAACAGCATCGAGCGCGCCGTGGCGCTGGCGCTACGCGAGGAGCCCACGCGTGATCTGGGCGGCAAGGCCGACACGAAAACCTTCACCAACGCTGTGCTGGAAGCGATGGGTACGCCCGTCGGCTGA
- a CDS encoding 3-isopropylmalate dehydratase small subunit: MPTVHVFARDHINTDEIIPARHLTTDVEAELAKFAMEDYDKTFVRRVKPGDIIVAGADFGCGSSREHAVWALRGAGVSAVIAPNFARIYYRNSINNGFLALECDGIVEAFEDGDSAELDLQGGTVTNTRTGQALTFVPVPQFALDVQKAGGWLEYMKEQDAADLEAETLQAHSTEAGHSHPGQDSAQQEKQHA; this comes from the coding sequence ATGCCCACCGTTCACGTCTTTGCCCGCGATCACATCAACACCGACGAAATTATTCCGGCCCGCCACCTGACCACCGACGTGGAGGCCGAACTGGCGAAATTTGCGATGGAGGATTACGACAAGACCTTCGTCCGCCGCGTCAAGCCCGGCGATATCATCGTGGCCGGGGCCGACTTCGGCTGTGGCAGCAGCCGCGAGCACGCCGTCTGGGCGCTGCGCGGCGCCGGAGTCAGCGCGGTGATTGCCCCCAACTTTGCGCGCATCTATTACCGTAACTCCATCAACAACGGCTTTCTGGCGCTGGAATGCGACGGCATCGTGGAGGCTTTTGAGGACGGCGACAGCGCCGAGTTGGACTTGCAGGGCGGGACCGTGACCAACACCCGCACCGGGCAGGCCCTGACCTTTGTGCCGGTGCCGCAGTTTGCACTGGACGTGCAGAAGGCTGGGGGCTGGCTGGAGTACATGAAAGAACAGGACGCGGCTGATCTAGAGGCCGAAACCCTCCAGGCCCACAGCACCGAGGCGGGCCACTCTCACCCCGGTCAGGACTCTGCACAACAGGAGAAACAGCATGCCTAA
- a CDS encoding SLC13 family permease has protein sequence MDPVTLILILFVAALVLFATEWLPVDVTALGLLSALLLTGLVTPKQAFAGFGSDTVLTLASLFILTRVLLRAGVIEWIGVSLARRARNAPAMLRGLLGTVAGISAFTSNTATTAVFLPVVAGLARRGGIGAGRALMPLAFASILGGSITLIGTTTNLVVSGALPTTGQRPLGFFELAWVGVPVAVVGLLYLFLVAPRLLPEREAALEESLRAYLADLTVSSGSPLAGKTLRDSGLGRDYGLTVVAVRRDNQTFYAPGPEFVVQPDDTLAVEGQTERILAGKSTLGVISKSEQKLRAAPGEDGDVRLIEAVVLPGSPLLGRTLKEGRFRERYGVSVLALHRRAQHFERLAGLRLAVGDMLLIQGNAARIDSLGDYLAVMGDLTERQRDPRRAPLAVAVFVGAVGLGAFGVMPLAVAVVVAVALSLIFRLISPEEAYGAVEWPIIVLIASMLAFGTAFEATGAAQVLTGALSGVLEPLGPYGLLAALFLVTVALTQPMSNQAAALVMLPLAIGTAKTLGYDPRPFVIGITIAASNSFITPLEPSCMLVYGPGRYTFLDFVRVGSGLTLVTFATALLVIPRVWPF, from the coding sequence ATGGACCCGGTAACCCTCATTCTGATCCTGTTCGTGGCCGCGCTGGTGCTGTTCGCCACCGAATGGCTGCCCGTGGATGTCACGGCGCTGGGCCTGCTCTCGGCGCTGCTGCTGACCGGGCTGGTCACGCCCAAGCAGGCCTTCGCGGGCTTTGGCAGCGACACGGTGCTGACCCTGGCCTCACTGTTCATTCTGACGCGGGTCCTCCTGCGGGCGGGGGTGATCGAGTGGATCGGCGTGTCGCTGGCCCGCCGCGCCCGCAACGCCCCGGCCATGCTGCGCGGCCTGCTGGGCACGGTGGCGGGGATCAGCGCCTTTACCAGCAACACCGCCACCACCGCCGTCTTCCTGCCGGTGGTGGCAGGGCTGGCCAGGCGGGGCGGCATCGGCGCGGGCCGGGCGCTGATGCCACTGGCTTTTGCCAGCATCCTGGGGGGCAGCATTACCCTGATTGGCACCACCACCAATCTGGTGGTTTCGGGAGCGCTCCCTACCACTGGGCAGAGACCGCTGGGCTTTTTCGAGCTGGCCTGGGTTGGCGTGCCGGTGGCCGTGGTGGGGCTGCTGTACTTGTTTCTCGTGGCCCCCCGCCTGCTGCCGGAGCGCGAGGCCGCGCTGGAAGAATCCCTGCGCGCATATCTGGCCGACCTGACGGTGTCCTCCGGCAGTCCGCTGGCGGGCAAGACCCTGCGAGACAGCGGCCTGGGGCGCGATTACGGCCTAACGGTGGTGGCCGTGCGGCGGGACAATCAGACCTTCTACGCGCCGGGGCCGGAGTTTGTGGTGCAGCCCGACGACACGCTGGCGGTGGAGGGCCAGACCGAGCGCATCCTGGCCGGAAAGAGCACGCTGGGCGTGATCAGCAAGTCCGAGCAGAAGTTGCGCGCCGCGCCGGGCGAGGACGGTGACGTGCGCTTGATCGAGGCCGTCGTCCTACCGGGTTCCCCGCTGCTGGGCCGCACGCTCAAGGAGGGCCGTTTCCGCGAGCGCTACGGCGTCTCGGTGCTGGCGCTGCACCGCCGAGCGCAGCATTTCGAGCGGCTGGCGGGCCTGCGGCTGGCGGTAGGCGACATGCTGCTGATCCAGGGCAATGCCGCCCGCATCGATTCGCTGGGCGACTATCTGGCGGTAATGGGTGATCTGACCGAACGTCAGCGTGACCCGCGCCGCGCGCCGCTGGCGGTGGCGGTGTTCGTGGGGGCAGTGGGATTGGGCGCCTTCGGCGTCATGCCCCTGGCGGTCGCGGTGGTGGTGGCCGTTGCCCTGAGCCTGATCTTCCGCCTGATCTCGCCGGAGGAAGCCTACGGGGCGGTGGAGTGGCCCATTATCGTGCTGATCGCCTCCATGCTGGCCTTTGGCACGGCCTTCGAGGCGACCGGGGCAGCGCAGGTCCTGACTGGGGCACTGTCGGGCGTGCTGGAGCCACTGGGACCGTATGGCCTGCTGGCCGCGCTGTTCCTGGTGACTGTGGCCCTGACCCAGCCGATGAGCAACCAGGCGGCAGCGCTGGTGATGCTGCCCCTGGCCATCGGCACCGCCAAGACGCTGGGCTATGACCCGCGCCCCTTCGTTATCGGGATCACGATTGCGGCCAGCAACTCGTTCATCACACCGCTGGAGCCGTCATGCATGCTGGTCTACGGCCCTGGACGCTACACCTTCCTGGACTTCGTGCGCGTCGGCTCGGGGCTGACGCTGGTAACGTTCGCGACGGCCCTACTGGTCATTCCGCGCGTGTGGCCGTTCTAG
- a CDS encoding MFS transporter — protein MFARVGEWRINTFRALGHPNYRRYWLSQLLSLVGSWMQTTAQQYLVLELSGGSSAALGYVTVAQFMPSLLLSLFAGAIVDRVPRRRVLLTTQLVLLSTALTLAVTTHLGVVSLPLVMILAFVSGCANAFDMPARQSMVVDFVPREAVSNAVALNSLSFNVSRTLGQALFGVVAVLGIQLLAGGDATDIARLAFPFYLNVASFGAVLYVLSILPFPARPGVERGKVSDDIREGLRYVRATPAVRNVMLLVGLLSLTVINFNVIIPYFARVVYGEREAAFGLLSAFFGVGAMGGALWQASKPNPVRNLRYGSVILIVSTITLALIPSSVLAAPVLAACGFGMLTLLVSANSTVQLTIPDHLRGRVMSLYSFVLVGMGPPGALLSSALIDKDGPLGSRWGLIVLAALGLIALLALWRSLPRVLEGPKAMPAD, from the coding sequence GTGTTTGCGCGCGTCGGCGAGTGGCGGATCAATACCTTCAGGGCACTTGGGCATCCCAATTACCGCCGCTACTGGCTGTCGCAGCTGCTGTCGCTGGTGGGCTCGTGGATGCAGACCACCGCACAGCAATATCTGGTGCTGGAACTGTCCGGGGGCAGCAGCGCAGCGCTGGGCTACGTGACGGTGGCCCAGTTCATGCCCAGCCTGCTACTGTCTCTATTCGCTGGGGCCATCGTGGACCGGGTGCCCCGCCGGCGGGTGTTGCTGACCACCCAGCTGGTGCTGCTGAGCACCGCCCTGACGCTGGCCGTGACCACCCACCTGGGCGTCGTTTCGCTACCGCTGGTGATGATCCTGGCCTTCGTGTCGGGCTGCGCGAACGCCTTCGACATGCCCGCCCGCCAGAGCATGGTGGTGGACTTCGTGCCGCGCGAGGCCGTGTCGAACGCAGTGGCCCTCAACAGTCTGTCCTTCAATGTCAGCCGAACGCTTGGGCAGGCGTTGTTTGGAGTGGTGGCCGTGCTGGGGATTCAACTACTGGCCGGGGGCGACGCCACCGACATTGCCCGGCTGGCCTTTCCCTTCTATCTGAACGTGGCGTCGTTCGGGGCCGTGCTCTACGTCCTCTCGATCCTGCCTTTCCCGGCGCGGCCAGGCGTGGAACGCGGCAAGGTCTCCGACGACATCCGCGAGGGCCTGCGCTACGTGCGGGCCACCCCCGCCGTCCGCAACGTGATGCTGCTGGTGGGGCTGCTGAGCCTGACCGTCATCAATTTCAACGTGATCATCCCCTACTTCGCCCGCGTCGTGTACGGTGAGCGCGAGGCCGCTTTCGGGCTGCTCTCGGCGTTCTTCGGCGTGGGGGCGATGGGCGGCGCGCTGTGGCAGGCCAGCAAGCCCAATCCGGTGCGGAACCTGCGGTACGGTTCGGTCATCCTGATCGTCTCTACCATTACGCTGGCGCTGATCCCCAGTTCGGTGCTGGCCGCGCCGGTGCTGGCGGCCTGCGGTTTCGGGATGCTCACGCTGCTGGTCAGCGCCAATAGCACCGTGCAGCTGACTATTCCCGATCACCTGCGAGGGCGTGTGATGAGTCTGTATTCCTTCGTGCTGGTGGGCATGGGGCCGCCTGGGGCTCTACTGTCCAGCGCCCTGATTGACAAAGATGGGCCGCTCGGCTCGCGCTGGGGCCTGATCGTGCTGGCGGCGCTGGGGCTGATCGCGCTGCTGGCGCTGTGGCGGTCCCTGCCACGCGTGCTGGAAGGCCCGAAAGCGATGCCAGCGGATTGA
- a CDS encoding C40 family peptidase, translating into MLRTTIVPSIPALLLSALLSLGGHAAAQTEGFQGMTVTVQAKDTAYSLAKRAGLSVEALLALNGLHSPDLKIGQVLRVSSVARHVVGPKETLYALSRRYGVSVDALLAENALPEGAILSVGQVLRLPANATLPAAQPVPVALAPTPGPLAVTPVLPTLTPPALLSSPQPPEAVPDGPQTAGEWPAAHNPSAAQPDPTATASILPGDWRGMAMALLGTPYHYGGTTLAGLDCSGFVLQVFTPLGVRLPRVSADQAQVGQPVAAEDLQPGDLVFFDTEGGGRISHVGIYLGGDTFVSANSYQGKVALDTLMADRYWGPRYRGARRVLSTPYAIQRP; encoded by the coding sequence ATGCTTCGAACGACAATTGTTCCCTCGATTCCAGCCCTGCTTCTGAGCGCCCTGCTGTCCCTGGGGGGTCACGCGGCGGCCCAGACAGAGGGATTTCAGGGCATGACCGTGACCGTGCAGGCCAAGGACACCGCCTACAGCCTCGCCAAACGCGCGGGCCTGAGCGTGGAGGCCCTGCTGGCGCTCAACGGCCTGCACAGTCCGGACCTCAAAATCGGCCAGGTGCTCCGGGTCTCCAGCGTGGCGCGGCACGTCGTCGGGCCGAAGGAAACGCTGTACGCGCTGTCCCGCCGCTATGGCGTCAGCGTGGACGCGCTGCTGGCCGAGAATGCGCTGCCGGAGGGCGCGATTCTCAGCGTGGGGCAAGTGTTGCGGCTGCCCGCGAACGCCACCCTGCCCGCTGCGCAGCCCGTCCCCGTCGCCCTGGCCCCCACGCCAGGGCCGCTTGCTGTGACGCCCGTCCTGCCCACGCTGACACCTCCGGCGCTCCTGAGTTCTCCACAGCCGCCCGAGGCGGTCCCCGACGGGCCGCAGACCGCGGGCGAGTGGCCCGCCGCCCATAACCCCAGCGCGGCACAACCGGACCCCACCGCTACCGCGAGCATCCTGCCGGGTGACTGGCGCGGCATGGCCATGGCGCTGCTGGGAACGCCGTACCACTACGGCGGGACCACCCTTGCCGGTCTGGATTGCAGCGGCTTCGTCCTGCAGGTCTTCACGCCGCTGGGCGTTCGGCTGCCCCGCGTCAGCGCGGATCAGGCGCAGGTGGGCCAGCCAGTAGCGGCAGAAGACCTGCAACCCGGCGATCTCGTCTTCTTCGACACCGAAGGCGGAGGGCGCATCTCGCACGTGGGCATCTACCTGGGCGGTGACACCTTTGTCAGCGCCAACAGTTACCAGGGCAAGGTCGCGCTGGATACCCTGATGGCTGACCGCTACTGGGGGCCGCGTTACCGGGGAGCCCGGCGCGTGCTGAGCACTCCATACGCAATTCAGAGACCCTGA